From a region of the Paenibacillus lutimineralis genome:
- a CDS encoding UbiA-like polyprenyltransferase yields MLKKTITFLQMIKFEHTIFALPFAFMGALLGSVAINHVLPTWAQIGWVLMAMFGARSAAMGLNRLIDRVSDAKNPRTKGRAIPAGLLKIGEVIAFIIFSFVLLFWAAAELEPLSMKLLPIAVVMLVLYSYTKRFTWLCHVVLGLTVALAPLGGWAAVTGKVDASAMVLYLTISFWIAGFDIIYACQDVEFDAKEGLHSIPVRFGVAGALKIAKAFHLATALGFVLLLFLANLGWWYIAGMIIAYLILFYEHHIVSPTDLSRLQTSFFNMNGVLSIVVFTFTLIDLVVQSR; encoded by the coding sequence ATGCTAAAAAAAACGATCACATTTCTGCAGATGATCAAGTTTGAACATACTATTTTCGCCTTGCCCTTCGCTTTTATGGGTGCGTTACTTGGCTCGGTGGCTATCAACCATGTGTTGCCAACCTGGGCACAGATCGGATGGGTGCTTATGGCCATGTTCGGAGCGCGGAGCGCAGCGATGGGGTTGAACCGACTGATCGACCGAGTCAGCGATGCCAAGAACCCGCGTACTAAGGGACGCGCAATTCCGGCAGGGCTGTTGAAGATCGGTGAGGTTATTGCCTTTATTATTTTCTCATTTGTATTATTGTTCTGGGCCGCAGCAGAGCTGGAGCCGCTCTCTATGAAGCTGCTGCCGATCGCAGTCGTGATGCTGGTATTGTATTCATACACGAAGCGCTTCACTTGGCTCTGCCATGTTGTTCTTGGGCTTACCGTTGCCTTAGCTCCTCTTGGCGGCTGGGCGGCAGTAACAGGTAAGGTCGATGCTTCAGCTATGGTCCTCTATCTAACAATATCCTTCTGGATCGCCGGATTTGATATCATATACGCTTGCCAAGATGTTGAATTTGATGCTAAGGAAGGCCTGCACTCGATTCCGGTGAGATTCGGCGTTGCAGGCGCGCTCAAAATTGCTAAGGCATTCCACCTTGCTACTGCACTTGGCTTCGTATTGCTCTTATTCTTGGCTAATCTCGGCTGGTGGTATATCGCCGGTATGATTATCGCTTATCTGATTCTATTCTATGAGCATCATATTGTGTCTCCTACGGATCTCAGCCGTCTACAGACTTCATTTTTTAATATGAACGGTGTGTTGAGTATCGTCGTCTTCACCTTTACGCTGATTGATTTGGTGGTGCAAAGCCGCTGA
- a CDS encoding UbiX family flavin prenyltransferase produces MNQNRRKAMVVGITGASGSIYGVKLIQTLLEVGYDVHLVVSNAGWRVIKEELGWDVSDRNRLIEEHFGGNEGDCVYHPINDIGASIASGSYLVEGMIVMPCSMGTLSSIASGSSDNLMARAADVMLKEARPLVLVPRETPLHAIHLENMLKLARLGVRIIPAMPAFYFGPTSIDDLVSFLVGKVLDNLRIEHALFKRWGDHNEQPGE; encoded by the coding sequence ATGAATCAGAACAGACGCAAAGCGATGGTTGTTGGCATCACGGGAGCAAGCGGGTCAATCTATGGGGTGAAGCTGATTCAAACTTTGCTCGAGGTTGGCTATGATGTGCATCTGGTCGTCTCCAATGCTGGCTGGCGGGTGATCAAGGAGGAGCTTGGCTGGGATGTGTCCGACCGTAACCGTCTCATTGAAGAACATTTTGGCGGCAATGAAGGAGATTGTGTCTATCATCCGATCAATGATATCGGCGCGTCGATCGCCAGCGGGTCTTATCTGGTAGAAGGGATGATCGTGATGCCTTGCTCGATGGGCACCTTGTCTTCGATCGCTAGTGGATCCTCGGATAACCTGATGGCGCGGGCGGCCGATGTCATGTTGAAAGAGGCTCGTCCGCTCGTGCTTGTTCCAAGGGAGACTCCGCTGCATGCTATTCATTTGGAGAATATGTTGAAGCTGGCCAGGCTGGGAGTAAGGATAATCCCTGCTATGCCGGCGTTTTATTTCGGTCCGACGAGCATAGATGATTTAGTGTCTTTTTTGGTGGGGAAGGTTCTGGACAATTTAAGAATCGAACATGCTTTGTTTAAGAGATGGGGGGATCACAATGAACAACCGGGAGAATGA
- a CDS encoding menaquinone biosynthesis protein, whose translation MNNRENDDILIGKIKYTNCWPMFHHFKPDALSQKAKLVTEVPSILNRRMLEGSLDISPVSSFAFGYGAEQFVLLPDLSVSSNGPVNSILLFSRKPPEQIQNGVIALTNTSATSVNLLKIIMEKAYGGSPTYWDSEPDLDLMMANSDAALLIGDNAISASWHNQEFIVTDLGEVWKQWTGYGMTFAVWAVQKSFAENRPELLAEVSHAFQDSKRRSLGDLSSLVEEACSEIGGTRDYWRHYFNNLCYDFNEQMQNGLALYFSYAYEMGLLKHKVHINVWNENMLTRVKE comes from the coding sequence ATGAACAACCGGGAGAATGACGACATCCTCATCGGCAAAATCAAATATACAAACTGCTGGCCGATGTTCCATCACTTTAAGCCTGATGCCCTTTCGCAGAAGGCAAAACTCGTTACGGAAGTACCATCTATACTGAATCGTAGGATGCTTGAGGGGTCGCTGGACATTTCGCCGGTCTCCTCCTTTGCTTTTGGTTACGGTGCGGAACAGTTCGTTCTGCTACCGGATCTGTCGGTTAGCTCCAACGGTCCGGTGAATTCCATTTTACTCTTCTCACGCAAGCCGCCGGAACAAATTCAGAACGGAGTTATCGCGTTAACGAACACTTCGGCAACATCGGTAAACTTATTGAAGATCATTATGGAGAAAGCGTATGGGGGAAGCCCGACCTATTGGGACAGCGAGCCTGATCTGGATCTTATGATGGCGAATAGCGACGCGGCCCTGCTGATCGGGGACAACGCTATCTCGGCCTCCTGGCACAATCAGGAGTTTATCGTTACGGATTTAGGGGAAGTCTGGAAACAATGGACAGGGTATGGGATGACGTTTGCCGTATGGGCGGTTCAGAAATCGTTCGCAGAGAATCGGCCTGAGCTGCTTGCCGAGGTGAGCCATGCTTTCCAGGACAGCAAGCGCAGAAGTTTGGGCGATCTGTCATCGCTGGTTGAAGAGGCGTGCAGTGAAATTGGTGGCACTCGAGATTACTGGCGTCATTATTTCAATAATTTATGCTATGATTTTAATGAGCAGATGCAGAACGGATTAGCCTTGTACTTCTCTTACGCCTATGAGATGGGGCTGCTGAAGCACAAGGTTCATATCAATGTATGGAATGAGAATATGCTGACACGGGTGAAAGAATGA
- a CDS encoding polyprenyl synthetase family protein, with translation MKLIDIFGALKKDMDFIERQLYKSIEGGDELLSETSLHLLKAGGKRLRPVFVLLGGKFGQYDLEKLQHVAVPLELIHSASLVHDDVIDDAGTRRGKPTVKAKWDNRIAMYTGDYIYARALMIATELKNPEIHRTLAKAMVQMSIGEMEQIRDFFNTEQSVRHYLLRIRRKTALLIAISCQLGALAAEAPKEVHSLLYQYGYNVGMAFQIRDDLLDLCGTEKTIGKPPGSDMRQGNITLPVIYALQEEKLREPLLAEIRGIQAGNGSGSVSKAIDMIVSSNGITRAEQLADCFIDKAMEALAGLPEIKPRTHLKEIALFINRRTY, from the coding sequence ATGAAGCTAATAGACATTTTCGGCGCGCTGAAAAAGGATATGGATTTTATTGAACGGCAGCTATACAAAAGTATCGAAGGCGGAGATGAGCTGTTGAGTGAGACGAGCCTTCATTTGCTCAAGGCGGGCGGCAAGCGGCTTCGCCCTGTATTTGTCTTGCTTGGCGGGAAGTTCGGACAATATGATCTGGAGAAGCTGCAGCATGTGGCTGTTCCGCTGGAACTGATCCATTCCGCTTCTCTCGTCCATGACGATGTCATTGACGATGCTGGAACACGCAGAGGCAAGCCTACCGTTAAGGCAAAATGGGATAATAGAATTGCAATGTATACCGGCGACTACATATACGCAAGAGCTTTGATGATTGCTACAGAGCTTAAAAATCCGGAGATTCACCGGACTCTTGCCAAAGCGATGGTGCAAATGTCGATTGGCGAGATGGAACAGATCCGTGACTTTTTCAATACAGAGCAATCGGTGCGCCATTACTTGCTAAGAATTCGTCGCAAGACGGCCCTTCTAATCGCAATCAGCTGTCAGTTGGGTGCGCTTGCTGCTGAGGCTCCGAAAGAGGTACACTCGCTGCTGTACCAATATGGATATAATGTCGGTATGGCTTTTCAAATTCGCGATGACCTACTAGATCTGTGTGGAACAGAGAAGACCATCGGCAAGCCACCAGGCAGTGACATGCGGCAGGGTAACATAACTTTGCCAGTCATCTATGCGCTGCAGGAAGAGAAGCTTCGGGAGCCGCTGCTTGCAGAAATCCGCGGAATACAGGCTGGCAATGGAAGCGGCAGCGTGTCCAAAGCGATCGATATGATCGTCTCAAGTAATGGAATCACCCGTGCGGAGCAGTTAGCCGACTGTTTTATTGATAAAGCAATGGAAGCTTTGGCGGGCTTGCCGGAAATAAAGCCGAGAACGCATCTGAAGGAAATCGCTTTATTTATTAACAGACGCACCTATTGA
- the ndk gene encoding nucleoside-diphosphate kinase: MERTFLMVKPDGVQRGLIGRIVSRFEDKGFKLVSGKLVQVSDEQAKHHYAEHEGKSFFGELVDFITSGPVFAMVWEGDDVIALSRIVIGKTKVTEALPGTIRGDFAAHTPFNLIHGSDSPESAEREIANFFEPGELLGYQKTIDSWI; this comes from the coding sequence TTGGAACGTACTTTTTTAATGGTAAAACCGGATGGGGTACAGCGCGGACTCATTGGTAGAATTGTTAGCAGATTTGAAGACAAAGGTTTCAAGTTAGTTTCCGGCAAATTGGTTCAAGTTTCTGATGAGCAGGCCAAACATCACTACGCCGAGCATGAGGGTAAAAGCTTTTTCGGTGAATTGGTTGACTTTATCACGTCTGGTCCCGTATTCGCTATGGTCTGGGAAGGCGATGATGTCATCGCTTTATCTAGGATCGTTATCGGTAAGACCAAGGTAACGGAGGCGCTTCCGGGTACGATTCGCGGTGACTTTGCGGCTCACACGCCGTTTAATTTGATTCATGGCTCCGATAGCCCAGAGAGTGCTGAGCGGGAGATCGCTAACTTCTTTGAGCCAGGAGAATTACTGGGATATCAGAAGACGATTGACTCATGGATATGA
- a CDS encoding CheR family methyltransferase: protein MNKLGFDTLQTEPSDHDAADYAGFIQNVKKNTGIDLAQYKEAQMKRRLTTLRNKNGYSSFTSFFKAMMENKTLFYEFLDKMTINVSEFWRNPNRWEVLRDKVLPVLSNERSRMRIWSAACSTGEEPYTLAMILADQGLLQSTYLLATDIDEGALSKAAQGLYLERSLKDVPVDVSKRYFTQDGMMYRFDEGLKKHVTFKKQNLLADSFEEGFDLIVCRNVMIYFTEEAKHDLYHKFARSLRPGGVLFVGSTEQIFSPGQYDLETSETFFYRKKA from the coding sequence ATGAATAAACTCGGATTTGACACGCTGCAGACAGAACCGTCAGATCATGATGCTGCCGATTATGCGGGATTCATTCAAAATGTAAAGAAAAATACAGGCATCGATTTGGCCCAGTACAAAGAAGCGCAAATGAAACGGCGTCTCACAACGCTGCGCAATAAAAATGGATATTCTAGCTTCACTTCCTTCTTCAAGGCAATGATGGAGAACAAAACTCTGTTCTACGAGTTTCTGGATAAGATGACGATCAATGTATCCGAATTCTGGCGTAACCCGAACCGCTGGGAAGTTCTCCGTGACAAGGTACTGCCTGTGCTCAGCAACGAGAGATCGCGGATGAGAATATGGAGCGCTGCTTGTTCAACCGGGGAAGAGCCTTATACCTTGGCGATGATCCTCGCCGATCAAGGGCTGCTGCAAAGTACATATCTGCTGGCAACGGACATTGATGAAGGGGCGTTATCCAAGGCGGCGCAAGGTCTATACCTAGAACGCTCGCTCAAGGATGTTCCGGTCGATGTGAGTAAGCGGTACTTTACCCAGGATGGCATGATGTATCGATTCGACGAAGGTCTGAAGAAGCATGTTACTTTCAAGAAGCAGAATCTGCTAGCCGATTCTTTTGAGGAAGGCTTCGATCTGATCGTATGCCGCAATGTGATGATCTACTTCACCGAAGAGGCGAAGCATGATCTGTACCATAAATTTGCTCGATCATTGCGACCGGGCGGGGTTCTCTTCGTCGGTAGCACCGAGCAGATCTTCTCGCCGGGGCAATACGATTTGGAGACTTCCGAGACCTTCTTCTACCGCAAAAAAGCTTAA